The Candidatus Dormiibacterota bacterium genomic interval CAGGTCTCGGACGACGCCCCCGGCGGGGACGACACCCCGGGCTACCCGGTGTCGGTCACCGACGCCGGCGGGGTCTGGATGTCGGACGACGGCGGCACCCTCTACCGCTTCAGCAGGTCGACCGGGCTGCGGAGGGTCGACATCCCCCGCCTGCTCCCCACCGGGCAGCGGGTGGCCGGCGGCTGTTCGTAGGGCCCGGTCCACGGTGGACCGCAGCCATCAGCAAGACCCTGGGTGCACAACTCCGGAGATCGGTGCTTGCGCCTGCTTGAGGTAGATTGCGCGGGGTGGCCAGATTCCTTCTCCGCAGGCTGCTCAACTACACCGTCCTCGTGGCCCTGGCCACCGCGCTGGGCTACTTCCTCGCCGGCGCCACCCTCCATCCCCGCGCCAACTACGAGGGGCGCAACCCCCCGCTCCCGGCGGCGGTGATCGACAAGCAGCTGGACGAGCTCAACCTCAACGACCACACCCCGGTGGTCCAGCGCTTCGGCCGCTGGCTGGGCGGGGTGACCCACGGCGACTTCGGAAAGACCGTGGCCGGGGACTCGGTGACCACGGAGATGACCCGGCGGATGGGGGTGAGCCTGCGCCTCCTGCTCCTCGGCTCGGTGCTCGGCGGGGTGATCGGGGTCGGGGTGGGGGTTCTCGGCGCCGTCCGCCAGTACCGGCTCAGCGACTACGCCACCACCGCCCTGTCCTTCCTGATCCTCTCCACGCCCGTCTTCCTCGTCGCGGTGCTGCTCAAGCTGTCGGCGCTGAATCTGAACCAGCTCACCGGGGCCCAACTGCTCGACTACACCGGCGAGTACACCCCGGGGCTGACCGGCGGGACGCTGCACATCCTCCTCGACCGGGTCAGTCACCTCATCCTGCCGACGCTCTCGATCGTTCTCGGCCAGGCCGCGTTCTTCAGCCGCTACCAGCGCAACGCCATGCTCGACGTGCTCGGCAGCGACTTCCTCCGCACCGCCCAGGCCAAGGGGCTGCGCCGCCGCCAGGCGCTGATCAAGCATGGGCTGCGCACCGCGCTCATCCCCATGGCCACGTTCTTCGCCTACAACTTCGGCCTGCTGCTCACCGGCGCCGCCTTCACCGAGAAGATCTTCGGCTGGCACGGCATGGGCGAGTGGTTCGTCGACTCGGTGTCGAACAACGACGTCAACGTGGTGGTGGCGGTGACCCTCTTCGCCGCCGTGCTGGTGCTGATCGCCGGCCTGCTCTCCGACCTCGCCTACGCCGTCCTCGACCCGCGGGTGCGGATCTAGCCGCATGGCGATCCCCACCGACCCGATCCTGATCGACATCGAGGAGGCGGCCGCCGTCGACAGCGCCGAGGGGGCGGGGATCGGCCGCGGCCGCCTGGTGCTGCGGCGCTTCCTCCGCCGCCGGCTGGCGGTCGGCGGCCTGGTGGTGCTGGTGCTGCTCTTCGCGCTCGCCTTCCTCGGGCCCTACATCTCGAGGTGGGACTACCGCTCCCACGACTTCGACGCCTTCCTGCAGCCGCCCTCCTGGTCGCACTGGTTCGGCACCTCGCAGATCGGCGAGGACGTCTACGCGCAGACTCTGCGCGGACTCCAGAAGTCGCTGATCATCGGCCTGCTCACCGCCCTCTTCTCGACCGGCATCGCCGCGGTGGTGGGCGCCTGCGCCGGCTACTTCGGGGGCTGGGCCGACCGGGTGCTGATGTGGTTCGTCGACCTGCTGCTGGTGCTGCCCGGCTTCCTGATCATCGCCATCCTCAGCCCCACCTTCCGGGGGCGCACCTGGCTGCTCTTCGTGCTGCTGCTCGCCGGCTTCTCGTGGATGATCACCGCGCGGGTGGTGCGCGGCCTGTCGCTCAGCCTCCGCGAGCG includes:
- a CDS encoding ABC transporter permease, whose protein sequence is MIDIEEAAAVDSAEGAGIGRGRLVLRRFLRRRLAVGGLVVLVLLFALAFLGPYISRWDYRSHDFDAFLQPPSWSHWFGTSQIGEDVYAQTLRGLQKSLIIGLLTALFSTGIAAVVGACAGYFGGWADRVLMWFVDLLLVLPGFLIIAILSPTFRGRTWLLFVLLLAGFSWMITARVVRGLSLSLREREFVQAARFMGVPPAVIIARHLLPNMSSLLIIDATINVGGAILAETGLSYFGFGVQPPDVSLGTLIADGTHSALTFPWLFLFAGGLLILTVLAVSVVGDGLRDAFDPNAAAPRGQA
- a CDS encoding ABC transporter permease → MARFLLRRLLNYTVLVALATALGYFLAGATLHPRANYEGRNPPLPAAVIDKQLDELNLNDHTPVVQRFGRWLGGVTHGDFGKTVAGDSVTTEMTRRMGVSLRLLLLGSVLGGVIGVGVGVLGAVRQYRLSDYATTALSFLILSTPVFLVAVLLKLSALNLNQLTGAQLLDYTGEYTPGLTGGTLHILLDRVSHLILPTLSIVLGQAAFFSRYQRNAMLDVLGSDFLRTAQAKGLRRRQALIKHGLRTALIPMATFFAYNFGLLLTGAAFTEKIFGWHGMGEWFVDSVSNNDVNVVVAVTLFAAVLVLIAGLLSDLAYAVLDPRVRI